A region of Myxococcus stipitatus DSM 14675 DNA encodes the following proteins:
- a CDS encoding nucleotidyltransferase domain-containing protein: MKGTLKEHEQRVADRVLDEESAKREHLVVALSGAHAYGFPSPDSDLDLKSIHVAPTAMLLGLQPRQLNAERLQVVDGVEVDYSSNELQPVLQGLLQGNGNYLERLVGAIPVRVSPELAPVQPLVRAVMSQRMHRHYRGFAHGQLREWEKSGFRSVKKLLYVLRTTLTGTHLLRTGEVETDVTELLDANGFAEAHELVTQKQRGEKSELPDALSEKWRAQVARSFEVLDAALAASVLPEEPPSGAVEALEAWMLDLRRRRFDSR, translated from the coding sequence ATGAAGGGCACCCTGAAGGAGCACGAGCAGCGGGTCGCGGACCGCGTGCTCGACGAGGAGTCCGCGAAGCGAGAGCACCTGGTGGTGGCCTTGTCGGGCGCTCATGCGTATGGGTTTCCCTCGCCCGACAGCGACCTGGACTTGAAGTCCATCCACGTGGCGCCCACGGCCATGCTCCTGGGCCTGCAACCCCGGCAGCTCAACGCCGAGCGACTCCAGGTGGTGGACGGCGTGGAGGTGGACTACTCGTCCAACGAGCTCCAGCCTGTCCTCCAGGGACTCTTGCAAGGCAATGGCAACTACCTGGAGCGGTTGGTGGGCGCCATCCCGGTGCGAGTGTCTCCGGAGCTGGCGCCCGTCCAGCCGCTGGTGCGCGCGGTGATGTCCCAGCGGATGCACCGGCACTACCGGGGCTTCGCGCACGGACAGCTTCGGGAGTGGGAGAAGAGTGGCTTCCGCTCCGTGAAGAAGCTGCTCTACGTGCTGCGCACCACGTTGACCGGGACGCACCTGCTGCGCACCGGTGAGGTGGAGACGGACGTCACCGAGCTGCTGGACGCGAACGGCTTCGCGGAGGCCCACGAGCTGGTGACGCAGAAGCAGCGCGGTGAGAAGAGCGAGCTGCCGGATGCGCTCAGCGAGAAGTGGCGCGCACAGGTGGCGCGCTCCTTCGAGGTGCTGGATGCGGCGCTGGCGGCGTCCGTGCTGCCGGAGGAGCCTCCCTCGGGCGCGGTGGAGGCGCTGGAGGCGTGGATGCTGGACCTCCGGCGGCGGCGGTTCGATTCGCGCTGA
- a CDS encoding DNA polymerase beta superfamily protein, which translates to MSDSRIRGLEEVDRLSVPLPHGTEVTTRVERLTTGGRRIPQGVVGRVVRARDGGLDIQIVGVGEVWFAREELVPRRPGQVQFARRREAAWQALGPCVVLETRVGSHAWGLANAQSDVDVRGVFALPLPWTLGLVDPPMDLVSADGSTTYWEVRKTVEQALRADPNTLETLFVPGAKPLDELGEWLLAEREAFVSQAIFGSFGRYAMSQLDKLTRSQRLAEHRDLLLEWLCEDPTPDLDEVAQRLAAVSPRQSPTEQDALLAAKTYVKQLYRSLWDQGLLTANDFAALTTYARGGGQRPPSARELRPKNAYNLLRLIATATGWLRHGEPVFEATGGLKARLLDIKAGQVPLEEVLRDAEAMAPELEAARRESRLPEHPDYPRADRLLRRVGEEVARRWVLKVPGALGREAPAAPETEWRDSE; encoded by the coding sequence ATGAGTGACTCCCGGATTCGAGGGCTGGAGGAAGTGGACCGTCTGTCGGTGCCCCTGCCTCACGGCACGGAGGTGACGACGCGCGTGGAGCGGCTCACCACGGGAGGGCGGCGCATCCCTCAGGGCGTGGTGGGGCGCGTGGTGCGCGCCCGGGATGGGGGGCTCGACATCCAGATCGTGGGCGTGGGGGAGGTGTGGTTCGCGCGCGAGGAGTTGGTGCCTCGGCGTCCGGGGCAGGTCCAGTTCGCGCGGCGTCGCGAGGCCGCGTGGCAGGCGCTGGGGCCCTGCGTGGTGCTGGAGACCCGCGTGGGCAGTCATGCCTGGGGCCTGGCGAACGCGCAGTCGGACGTGGACGTGCGAGGTGTCTTCGCGCTGCCGCTCCCCTGGACACTGGGGTTGGTGGACCCGCCGATGGACCTGGTGAGCGCCGACGGAAGCACCACCTACTGGGAGGTGCGCAAGACGGTGGAGCAGGCGCTGCGGGCCGACCCGAACACCCTGGAGACCTTGTTCGTCCCGGGCGCGAAGCCGCTGGACGAATTGGGGGAGTGGCTGCTGGCGGAGCGCGAGGCCTTCGTCTCTCAGGCCATCTTCGGCAGCTTCGGCCGGTACGCGATGAGTCAGCTCGACAAGCTCACGCGCAGCCAGCGGCTCGCCGAGCACCGTGACTTGCTCCTGGAGTGGCTGTGTGAAGACCCCACGCCGGACCTGGACGAAGTGGCGCAGCGGCTCGCGGCGGTGTCGCCTCGGCAGTCGCCCACGGAGCAGGACGCGCTGCTGGCGGCGAAGACGTATGTGAAGCAGCTCTACCGCTCGCTCTGGGACCAGGGGCTGCTGACGGCCAACGACTTCGCGGCGCTCACCACCTATGCGCGGGGAGGGGGCCAGCGTCCGCCGTCGGCTCGCGAGCTGCGGCCGAAGAACGCCTACAACCTGCTGCGCCTGATTGCGACCGCCACGGGATGGCTGCGCCACGGCGAGCCCGTGTTCGAGGCGACGGGCGGCTTGAAGGCACGGCTGTTGGACATCAAGGCCGGGCAGGTGCCGCTCGAAGAAGTGCTGCGGGACGCGGAGGCCATGGCGCCCGAGCTGGAGGCGGCGCGACGGGAGAGCAGGTTGCCGGAGCATCCCGACTATCCGAGGGCGGACCGGCTGTTGCGGCGCGTGGGCGAGGAAGTGGCGCGGCGCTGGGTGTTGAAGGTGCCGGGCGCGCTGGGACGCGAGGCGCCCGCGGCCCCGGAGACGGAGTGGAGGGACTCGGAATGA